The Streptomyces sp. NBC_01775 genome includes a region encoding these proteins:
- the lspA gene encoding signal peptidase II, whose translation MTEVERPIGTPDDGADGKDGTSGAEGTEGESAEDVPAAGERKRRISVLVAVAGLAFVLDLVSKLIVVARLEDHAPIDLIGSWLRLNVIRNPGAAFGIGEALTILLTVIAAVVVIVIVRIARKLYSTPWAIALGLLLGGACGNLTDRIFRSPGVFQGAVVDFIAPKYFAVFNLADSAIVCGGILIVLLSFRGLDPDGTVHRD comes from the coding sequence GTGACTGAGGTGGAGCGGCCCATCGGCACGCCCGATGACGGTGCGGACGGCAAGGACGGCACCTCGGGTGCCGAGGGCACCGAGGGGGAGAGCGCTGAGGACGTTCCGGCGGCCGGCGAGCGCAAGCGCCGGATCAGTGTGCTGGTCGCGGTCGCCGGTCTTGCCTTCGTGCTGGATCTGGTCAGCAAGCTGATCGTCGTCGCGCGGTTGGAGGACCACGCGCCGATCGACCTGATCGGCTCCTGGCTGCGGCTGAACGTGATCCGCAATCCGGGGGCGGCCTTCGGCATCGGCGAGGCGCTGACCATCTTGCTGACGGTGATCGCCGCCGTCGTCGTCATCGTGATCGTGAGGATCGCGCGCAAGCTCTACAGCACCCCGTGGGCGATCGCGCTCGGGCTGCTGCTGGGGGGTGCCTGCGGGAATCTGACCGACCGGATCTTCCGCTCGCCCGGCGTCTTCCAGGGCGCGGTGGTCGACTTCATCGCGCCCAAGTACTTCGCGGTCTTCAACCTCGCGGACTCGGCGATCGTGTGCGGCGGCATCCTGATCGTGCTGCTGTCCTTCCGCGGCCTCGACCCTGACGGGACCGTCCACCGGGACTGA
- a CDS encoding peptidase M6: MTPRRTPQEPPRGPRHRHPRSPRRPRPAAPARRPAAHRPALAVATALATACLTLAPVNVAAAEGIAGPCAIAAGSGTDEGPLGPAYVHPQGHKRALMLMVDFSDLPATTRATDRAGFFSGYGDRFLNRASFGKYRLDVQPSDDWIRMPRPWASYRITRGIPTSVMRGYVQDALDAAERQGTDVKGADLVFVVADTNIPAAPTVSQAHTFEGLRAGGTRVGGAALIFGRADDAALWQRGNFVHEANHLYGLPDLYNVAEGASVEYAGGWDTMSMAGISDLLGWHKWKFGWLSRARVNCVTAPGTTEHTLSPISDEGANIAVIRTGRHRAIVAEARSRSGLDRDICAEGVLLYTVDSRVPTGEGPVRVVDSRPRSSGGMDCADRLPSELAEMSDAPFAPGESHTFRDGVRVEVHQADGSGYRVLLHMPGEHHADGGHSR, from the coding sequence ATGACGCCGCGCAGAACACCGCAGGAGCCACCGCGAGGCCCTCGGCACCGCCATCCGCGCTCCCCCCGGCGCCCCCGTCCGGCAGCACCCGCGCGCCGCCCCGCCGCACACCGCCCCGCTCTCGCCGTTGCCACGGCCCTCGCCACGGCCTGCCTCACCCTCGCACCCGTCAACGTGGCGGCGGCCGAGGGCATAGCGGGCCCCTGCGCCATAGCCGCCGGGTCCGGCACCGACGAGGGGCCCCTCGGCCCGGCCTACGTCCACCCGCAGGGCCACAAGCGGGCCCTCATGCTGATGGTCGACTTCAGCGACCTGCCCGCCACCACCCGGGCCACCGACCGCGCGGGGTTCTTCTCCGGATACGGCGACCGCTTCTTGAACCGGGCCTCCTTCGGCAAGTACCGCCTCGACGTCCAGCCCAGTGACGACTGGATACGCATGCCCCGGCCCTGGGCCTCCTACCGGATCACCCGCGGCATACCCACCAGCGTGATGCGCGGCTACGTCCAGGACGCGCTGGACGCCGCCGAGCGGCAGGGCACCGACGTGAAGGGCGCTGACCTGGTCTTCGTCGTCGCCGACACCAATATCCCCGCGGCGCCGACCGTCTCACAGGCCCACACCTTCGAAGGCCTGCGGGCGGGCGGCACCCGAGTCGGCGGAGCGGCCCTGATATTCGGCCGCGCGGACGACGCGGCCCTGTGGCAGCGTGGCAACTTCGTCCACGAGGCCAACCACCTCTACGGGCTCCCCGACCTCTACAACGTCGCCGAGGGCGCCTCGGTCGAGTACGCGGGCGGCTGGGACACCATGAGCATGGCCGGGATCTCCGACCTGCTCGGCTGGCACAAGTGGAAGTTCGGCTGGCTCTCCCGTGCCCGCGTCAACTGCGTCACCGCACCGGGCACCACCGAGCACACCCTCTCCCCCATCAGCGACGAGGGCGCCAACATCGCCGTCATCCGGACGGGCCGGCACCGCGCGATCGTCGCCGAGGCCCGCTCCCGCTCGGGACTCGACCGGGACATCTGCGCGGAGGGAGTACTCCTGTACACCGTCGATTCGCGCGTCCCCACCGGCGAGGGCCCCGTCCGCGTCGTCGACTCCCGGCCCCGCAGCAGCGGCGGCATGGACTGCGCCGACCGGCTGCCGAGCGAGCTGGCCGAGATGTCGGACGCCCCGTTCGCGCCCGGGGAGAGCCACACCTTCCGGGACGGCGTACGGGTCGAGGTCCACCAGGCCGACGGCTCCGGCTACCGCGTCCTGCTCCACATGCCCGGCGAACACCACGCGGACGGCGGCCACTCACGCTGA
- a CDS encoding RluA family pseudouridine synthase, with protein MSTLPETRTLPVPDGLEGERVDAALARMFGFSRTKAAELASGGKVSLDGEPAGKSDRVQGGAWIEVEMPGQPQPVRIVAEPVEGMEIVHDDSDIVVINKPVGVAAHPSPGWSGPTVIGGLAAAGYTIATSGAAERQGIVHRLDVGTSGLMVVAKSERAYTLLKQQFRERTVDKRYHALVQGHPDPLSGTIDAPIGRHPQHDYKWAVIAEGKPSVTHYDLIEAFRAASLLDIKLETGRTHQIRVHMAAHRHPCAGDLTYGADPKLAKRLKLERQWLHAVRLGFEHPGDGEWVEYESAYPEDLQRALDTVRGESA; from the coding sequence GTGAGCACGCTTCCTGAGACCCGCACCCTGCCCGTACCGGACGGCCTTGAAGGCGAGCGCGTCGATGCCGCGCTCGCCCGCATGTTCGGTTTCTCGCGTACCAAAGCGGCCGAGCTGGCCTCCGGCGGGAAGGTGTCGCTGGACGGAGAGCCCGCGGGCAAGTCCGACCGGGTCCAGGGCGGTGCGTGGATCGAAGTCGAGATGCCGGGGCAGCCACAGCCCGTACGGATCGTCGCGGAGCCGGTCGAGGGCATGGAGATCGTCCATGACGACAGCGACATCGTGGTGATCAACAAGCCCGTCGGGGTGGCCGCGCACCCGAGCCCCGGCTGGAGCGGCCCGACCGTCATCGGCGGGCTGGCCGCGGCCGGGTACACCATCGCCACCTCGGGCGCCGCCGAGCGCCAGGGCATCGTGCACCGGCTGGATGTGGGCACCTCGGGGCTGATGGTCGTCGCCAAGTCCGAACGGGCCTACACCCTGCTCAAGCAGCAGTTCCGGGAGCGCACCGTCGACAAGCGCTACCACGCGCTCGTCCAGGGCCACCCCGACCCGCTCAGCGGCACCATCGACGCGCCCATCGGGCGCCACCCGCAGCACGACTACAAGTGGGCGGTCATCGCCGAGGGCAAGCCGTCGGTGACCCACTACGACCTGATCGAGGCGTTCCGCGCCGCCAGCCTGCTCGACATCAAGCTGGAGACCGGGCGCACCCACCAGATCCGGGTGCACATGGCCGCGCACCGCCACCCCTGCGCCGGGGACCTCACCTACGGTGCCGACCCGAAGCTGGCCAAGCGGCTGAAGCTGGAGCGGCAGTGGCTGCACGCCGTACGGCTGGGCTTCGAACATCCGGGCGACGGCGAGTGGGTCGAATACGAGAGCGCCTACCCGGAGGACCTCCAGCGGGCGCTGGATACGGTGCGTGGGGAGAGCGCCTGA
- a CDS encoding Na+/H+ antiporter: MDQLALFFALLLAAVLMVPLGDKLGLPAPVLMTIFGGVLALIPSIPNVSLPPEFILPLVLPPLIYAAAQRTSWRQFAANKRPIFLMAVALVFVTTAVVAAVANALVPGLGVAGAVALGALVAPPDPVAATAVAGNVGLPRRLVSALEGEGLFNDVTAITLYHVAIAAAVTGTFSLPHAAGELVLSAVVAVAVGLGLGWVANKLMTYLGDATLQTGLTLLVPFASYVLAEELLGSGVLAVLTTALYLASGHAVDADDVQGRLAGQTFWSIVDTLVTGIAFGLIGLELHTIFGTVRHEWQHLLPAALAVVGVVVIVRLLWLLPTAWLAQRLHKKKDLDEDIPRNWRETVVVWWSGMRGVASVALALAVPLAVEPEAGGGHFPGREAIIFIAFAVVIVTLIFQGLTLPWLVKRLNVQVDSAAERELERQLAVRVAKAGRRRLKEIEEVEDLPEEVSEALLRRTWDVGARISPDIVSDERRAAHSQRVARLQKMRRLQGELLSAARHEVLAARGEPGVDPEVVDRVLHQLDLRSYPVPEPPQVR, from the coding sequence ATGGACCAGCTCGCACTCTTCTTCGCACTGCTGCTGGCCGCTGTTCTGATGGTTCCGCTGGGGGACAAGCTCGGGTTGCCCGCGCCCGTGCTGATGACCATCTTCGGCGGGGTCCTGGCGCTGATCCCGTCCATCCCGAACGTCTCGCTGCCGCCGGAGTTCATCCTGCCGCTGGTGCTGCCGCCGCTGATCTACGCCGCGGCCCAGCGGACGTCCTGGCGGCAGTTCGCGGCGAACAAACGGCCGATCTTCCTGATGGCGGTGGCGCTCGTCTTCGTGACGACCGCCGTGGTCGCCGCCGTCGCCAACGCGCTGGTGCCGGGCCTGGGAGTGGCGGGCGCCGTGGCGCTGGGCGCGCTGGTGGCGCCGCCCGACCCGGTCGCCGCCACCGCCGTCGCGGGCAACGTCGGGCTGCCCCGGCGGCTGGTGTCCGCGCTGGAGGGCGAGGGCCTGTTCAACGACGTCACCGCGATCACCCTCTACCACGTGGCCATAGCCGCTGCCGTGACCGGGACCTTCTCGCTGCCCCACGCGGCGGGCGAGCTGGTGTTGTCCGCCGTGGTGGCCGTGGCCGTGGGGCTCGGGCTGGGCTGGGTGGCCAACAAGCTGATGACCTACCTGGGGGACGCCACGCTCCAGACCGGCCTGACGCTGCTGGTGCCGTTCGCCTCCTACGTGCTGGCCGAGGAACTGCTGGGCTCCGGCGTCCTGGCCGTACTGACCACCGCGCTCTACCTCGCCTCCGGGCACGCCGTGGACGCCGACGACGTGCAGGGGCGGCTGGCGGGGCAGACCTTCTGGTCGATCGTGGACACGCTGGTGACCGGGATCGCCTTCGGGCTGATCGGCCTGGAGCTGCACACCATCTTCGGGACCGTGCGCCACGAGTGGCAGCACCTGCTGCCCGCAGCGCTCGCCGTGGTCGGCGTCGTGGTGATCGTCCGGCTGCTGTGGCTGCTGCCGACCGCCTGGCTGGCGCAGCGCCTGCACAAGAAGAAGGACCTGGACGAGGACATCCCGCGCAACTGGCGCGAGACGGTCGTCGTGTGGTGGTCGGGAATGCGCGGGGTGGCCTCGGTCGCGCTGGCGCTCGCCGTGCCGCTGGCGGTGGAGCCCGAGGCCGGCGGCGGTCACTTCCCCGGCCGTGAGGCGATCATCTTCATTGCCTTCGCCGTGGTGATCGTCACCCTCATCTTCCAGGGACTGACGCTCCCGTGGCTGGTCAAGCGGCTGAACGTCCAGGTGGACAGCGCCGCCGAGCGGGAGCTGGAGCGGCAGCTGGCCGTACGGGTCGCCAAGGCGGGGCGTCGGCGGCTGAAGGAGATCGAAGAGGTCGAGGATCTTCCCGAGGAGGTCTCCGAGGCGCTGCTCCGCAGGACCTGGGACGTCGGAGCACGGATCTCGCCGGACATCGTGAGCGACGAGCGGCGGGCCGCGCACAGCCAGCGCGTGGCCCGGCTCCAGAAGATGCGCAGGCTCCAGGGCGAGCTGCTGTCGGCGGCCCGGCACGAGGTGCTGGCGGCCCGGGGCGAGCCGGGCGTGGACCCCGAAGTGGTGGACCGCGTACTCCACCAGCTCGACCTGCGCAGCTACCCGGTGCCCGAGCCGCCGCAGGTGCGGTGA
- a CDS encoding mechanosensitive ion channel family protein produces MENVLRPVIVFGGAIVISYVLAWAVDRLLVRLDVRHPETPMWELLRRGRVPLQAVLFVALVSGFFDHTHLAKDHRKGVDLWLTIILICASAWLILRLVAAVTETLASRYAGSTHDPARGRRVRTQLTLIQRMVTAVVTVIAVSAVLLQFPGMKTFGTSMLASAGVLGIVAGIAAQSTLGNLFAGLSIAFGDMVRIGDEVVVDGESGTVDEITVSYLVLLTWDERRITMPVSYFTSKPFENWSRGGPQQTGTVFLQLDHCAPVEELRAKTEELVRASDEWDGRSWSLVVTDSTPSTIEVRVAVTARSSDDLWTLRCALREQLFTWLKHHHPEALPRIRVNQPEEKQV; encoded by the coding sequence ATGGAGAACGTCCTGCGGCCGGTCATCGTGTTCGGCGGCGCGATCGTGATCTCGTACGTGCTCGCCTGGGCCGTCGACCGGCTGCTGGTGCGCCTCGACGTCCGGCACCCCGAGACCCCGATGTGGGAGCTGCTCCGGCGAGGTCGCGTACCGCTTCAGGCCGTGCTGTTCGTCGCGCTGGTCAGCGGCTTCTTCGACCACACCCACCTGGCCAAGGACCACAGGAAGGGCGTGGACCTGTGGCTGACGATCATCTTGATCTGCGCCTCGGCCTGGCTGATCCTGCGGCTCGTCGCGGCCGTCACGGAGACGCTGGCCTCGCGCTACGCGGGCTCCACCCACGATCCGGCGCGCGGCAGGCGGGTGCGCACCCAGCTCACGCTGATCCAGCGGATGGTCACGGCCGTGGTCACGGTCATCGCGGTCTCCGCCGTGCTGCTCCAGTTCCCCGGCATGAAGACGTTCGGCACCTCGATGCTGGCCTCGGCCGGTGTGCTGGGCATCGTCGCCGGTATCGCGGCCCAGTCCACGCTGGGCAACCTGTTCGCCGGGCTGTCGATCGCCTTCGGCGACATGGTGCGCATCGGGGACGAGGTGGTGGTGGACGGCGAGTCGGGCACGGTGGACGAGATCACCGTCTCCTACCTCGTCCTGCTCACCTGGGACGAGCGCCGCATCACCATGCCGGTCTCCTACTTCACCAGCAAGCCGTTCGAGAACTGGTCCCGCGGCGGCCCCCAGCAGACCGGCACCGTCTTCCTCCAGCTCGACCACTGCGCGCCCGTCGAGGAGCTGCGGGCCAAGACGGAGGAGCTGGTGCGGGCCAGCGACGAGTGGGACGGCCGGAGCTGGAGCCTGGTGGTGACCGACAGCACGCCCAGCACGATCGAGGTACGCGTCGCGGTGACCGCGCGCTCCTCGGACGACTTGTGGACCCTGCGGTGCGCACTGCGCGAGCAGCTGTTCACCTGGCTCAAGCACCACCACCCCGAGGCGCTGCCGCGCATCCGCGTCAACCAGCCGGAGGAAAAGCAGGTCTGA
- a CDS encoding dienelactone hydrolase family protein: protein MAPVTIVLFHSVCGLTADVRSAADRLREGGHEVHTLDLFDGRTAASVEEGMKLREEFDRDEVLRRAIAAAAPLSERGLVYAGFSFGAAVAQNLALADAKARGLLLFSGTSDIAEDAAVDELPVQLHVADPDPFEPHDWLTAWYLRMGRAGADAEVHRYPAAGHLYTHAELDDYDEEAAERTWQTALAFLETL, encoded by the coding sequence GTGGCACCGGTAACGATCGTTCTGTTCCACTCCGTGTGCGGACTGACGGCCGATGTACGCTCCGCAGCCGACCGGCTGCGCGAGGGCGGGCACGAGGTGCACACCCTCGACCTGTTCGACGGGCGCACGGCGGCCTCCGTCGAGGAGGGCATGAAGCTGCGCGAGGAGTTCGACCGCGACGAGGTGCTGCGGCGCGCGATCGCCGCGGCGGCGCCGCTCTCCGAGCGCGGGCTGGTCTACGCGGGCTTCTCCTTCGGCGCGGCCGTCGCGCAGAACCTCGCGCTGGCGGACGCGAAGGCACGGGGTCTGCTGCTGTTCTCCGGCACCTCCGACATCGCCGAAGACGCCGCCGTGGACGAGCTGCCGGTCCAGCTGCACGTGGCCGACCCGGACCCCTTCGAGCCGCACGACTGGCTGACGGCGTGGTACCTGCGCATGGGCCGGGCGGGCGCCGACGCGGAGGTCCACCGCTACCCCGCGGCGGGGCACCTCTACACCCACGCCGAGCTGGACGACTACGACGAGGAGGCGGCCGAGCGCACCTGGCAGACCGCGCTGGCCTTCTTGGAGACGCTGTAG
- a CDS encoding serine/threonine-protein kinase → MTGRTHGYRGQIVDGRFELLERLGAGGMGTVWRARDSALHREVALKEVRPPAAEPGELPEGEGGEPSGSARARRERVLREARALARLSHPHVVTIYQIADEGPYPWLVMELVRGPSLEQRLAEGPLAPHEAARVGREVLAALRTSHAAGIQHRDVKPGNVLLREDGSAVLTDFGIAALQGSTSVTATGEFLGSPEYIAPERIRGIDDDPSSDLWSLALTLYVCTEGHNPMRRANTLATLAAVLDDPVPPPVRSGALGPVLESVLVRDSGARPGAEQLAELLADVAEGRAPVPHLPTQPAMAVQAPVQTHPATLAGSQPLQPLTGSQALQAGPATGGYGQPPGAFGTPPAPHQPNDGRKRRRRMVLTVVGAVVAAALLITGGTYLAKGNGGPDNAADGGRTSGNEPKQPTKGNPGGHRPVPNNAWVAQLGSIAKSRGIKARDDMAAELNRENDDVRWVDGDRFASLKPGYWTFYSSGPSDGFPNGHAAAKWCATKDLSDGGQCFGRYVSHAAADRNFICTPSKGQGQVRGTGRCER, encoded by the coding sequence ATGACCGGGCGCACACATGGATACCGCGGACAGATCGTCGATGGGCGCTTCGAGTTGCTGGAGCGGCTCGGCGCAGGTGGGATGGGCACCGTATGGCGGGCCCGGGACAGCGCGTTGCACCGCGAGGTGGCGCTCAAGGAGGTCCGTCCCCCCGCCGCCGAACCCGGGGAGCTGCCCGAGGGCGAGGGCGGGGAGCCGTCCGGGAGTGCGCGTGCGCGGCGCGAGCGGGTGCTGCGCGAGGCCCGCGCGCTGGCCCGGCTCAGCCACCCCCATGTGGTGACGATCTATCAGATCGCGGACGAGGGCCCGTATCCGTGGCTGGTGATGGAGCTGGTTCGCGGCCCCTCCCTTGAGCAGCGGCTCGCAGAGGGCCCGCTGGCGCCGCACGAGGCGGCCAGGGTCGGCCGCGAGGTGCTGGCCGCACTGCGCACCTCGCACGCCGCCGGCATCCAGCACCGCGATGTGAAGCCGGGCAACGTACTGCTGCGCGAAGACGGTTCTGCGGTGCTCACCGATTTCGGCATCGCCGCGCTCCAGGGCTCGACGAGCGTGACGGCCACCGGTGAGTTCCTGGGCTCCCCCGAGTACATCGCACCCGAGCGGATCAGGGGCATCGACGACGACCCGTCGAGCGACCTGTGGTCACTGGCGCTGACGCTGTACGTGTGCACCGAGGGGCACAACCCGATGCGCCGCGCGAACACCCTGGCCACGCTGGCCGCCGTACTGGACGACCCGGTGCCGCCGCCGGTGCGCAGCGGCGCGCTCGGCCCGGTGCTGGAGAGCGTGCTGGTACGGGACAGCGGGGCCCGGCCCGGCGCCGAGCAGCTCGCGGAGTTGCTGGCCGATGTCGCGGAGGGCCGGGCGCCCGTGCCGCACCTGCCGACGCAGCCGGCGATGGCCGTACAGGCGCCCGTGCAGACCCATCCCGCGACCCTGGCCGGGTCCCAGCCCCTTCAGCCCCTGACCGGGTCCCAGGCCCTTCAGGCCGGGCCCGCCACGGGCGGATACGGGCAGCCTCCGGGCGCGTTCGGCACCCCGCCCGCACCGCACCAGCCGAACGACGGCAGGAAACGGCGCCGCCGGATGGTGCTCACCGTGGTGGGCGCCGTCGTAGCCGCAGCGCTGCTCATCACAGGCGGCACCTATCTGGCGAAGGGGAACGGTGGCCCGGACAACGCGGCCGACGGCGGCCGGACGAGCGGCAACGAGCCGAAACAGCCCACGAAGGGCAATCCGGGGGGCCATCGCCCCGTGCCCAACAACGCCTGGGTGGCGCAGCTCGGATCAATCGCCAAGTCGAGGGGCATCAAGGCCCGGGATGATATGGCCGCCGAGCTGAACCGCGAGAACGACGACGTGCGCTGGGTCGACGGCGACCGGTTCGCCTCGCTGAAGCCCGGATACTGGACGTTCTACAGCTCCGGCCCCTCCGACGGCTTCCCCAACGGCCACGCCGCCGCCAAATGGTGCGCCACGAAGGACCTGTCCGACGGCGGCCAGTGCTTCGGCCGCTACGTCAGCCACGCCGCCGCGGACCGCAACTTCATCTGCACCCCGAGCAAGGGCCAGGGCCAGGTCCGGGGCACCGGCCGCTGCGAGCGCTGA
- a CDS encoding thioredoxin domain-containing protein — MSKRNNQEAKRAARERLRAEREKQAKKERTRRQLLVGVSVVAVLAVVGGIGVAVAKMNDKDSSGEDMAVTTGGAKAKKTIDVYEDLRCPACAQFEQTMGAALQKGADDGKYKLRIHLGSIIDDNMGGKGSKNAARALGAAKAVNVDAFTEYHKLLYSKKFHPPEQDDKFADNKYLLKVADEVDALKNNAKFQKAVKGKKYNKWAKDMIASFNGAEIQGTPTIKIDGKKTEPQELASQLDKMGVKLDAGKDKKQ, encoded by the coding sequence ATGAGCAAGCGCAACAACCAGGAAGCCAAGCGCGCCGCCCGCGAGCGGCTGCGCGCCGAGCGGGAGAAGCAGGCCAAGAAGGAGCGCACCCGGCGGCAACTCCTCGTCGGAGTGTCCGTGGTGGCGGTGCTCGCGGTGGTGGGCGGCATCGGGGTCGCCGTCGCGAAGATGAACGACAAGGACTCCAGCGGCGAGGACATGGCCGTCACCACCGGCGGCGCCAAGGCCAAGAAGACCATCGACGTCTACGAGGACCTGCGCTGCCCGGCGTGCGCGCAGTTCGAGCAGACGATGGGCGCGGCCCTCCAGAAGGGCGCCGACGACGGCAAGTACAAGCTGCGCATCCACCTCGGCTCGATCATCGACGACAACATGGGCGGCAAGGGCTCCAAGAACGCGGCCCGCGCGCTGGGGGCCGCCAAGGCCGTGAACGTCGACGCGTTCACCGAATACCACAAGCTCCTGTACTCCAAGAAGTTCCACCCGCCGGAGCAGGACGACAAGTTCGCCGACAACAAGTACCTGCTCAAGGTGGCGGACGAGGTGGACGCGCTCAAGAACAACGCCAAGTTCCAGAAGGCCGTCAAGGGCAAGAAGTACAACAAGTGGGCCAAGGACATGATCGCCAGCTTCAACGGCGCCGAGATCCAGGGCACCCCCACCATCAAGATCGACGGCAAGAAGACCGAGCCGCAGGAACTGGCGAGCCAGCTCGACAAGATGGGCGTCAAGCTGGACGCCGGCAAGGACAAGAAGCAGTAG
- a CDS encoding DUF2252 domain-containing protein, which yields MTKAGPDQERGETILQVFDTAFGDLLAADPAAFQTKFRKMAASAFAFYRGTACLFYADLTAPEGPYGTRSRDTDRFQDERTSRVWIHGDLHAENFGTYMNANGHLLFNVNDFDEAYVGPFTWDLKRFSASVALLGHSKALSDEQITSLVTTYAAAYRDRIRALASGAPETEPPALTLETARGPVLAALRAARANTRFGLLSTMTEIRDWERRFTSGGGSIELDKDTRATVLDAFDAYLETLPRGEGRERHGAHRVKDVVGRRGIGIGSAGLPSYNILLEGHSDALENDLVIYMKQAQTPAVSRHITDQAVRDYFQHEGHRTVISQRALQSHADPWLGWTELNGAGQLVAEVSPYAVDLDWSDLSDPHEIAQVTADLGRATATMHAAADEAESGHSLVPFSTERAIDAAISADEDGFAEMLVDFAHSYGSTARRDHQIFVDLFRNGRIAGV from the coding sequence ATGACCAAGGCAGGCCCGGACCAGGAACGCGGCGAGACCATCCTCCAGGTCTTCGACACCGCCTTCGGTGACCTCCTCGCCGCCGACCCGGCGGCCTTCCAGACGAAGTTCCGCAAGATGGCCGCCTCGGCCTTCGCCTTCTACCGCGGCACGGCCTGCCTCTTCTACGCGGACCTCACCGCCCCCGAGGGCCCCTACGGGACGAGGTCGCGGGACACGGACCGCTTCCAGGACGAGCGTACGAGCCGGGTGTGGATACACGGCGATCTGCACGCCGAGAACTTCGGCACGTACATGAACGCAAACGGTCACCTGCTGTTCAACGTCAACGACTTCGACGAGGCGTACGTCGGTCCCTTCACGTGGGACCTCAAGCGCTTCAGCGCCTCCGTCGCGCTGCTCGGACACAGCAAGGCGCTCAGCGACGAGCAGATCACCTCGCTGGTCACCACCTACGCCGCCGCCTACCGCGACCGCATCCGCGCCCTGGCATCCGGTGCGCCGGAGACCGAGCCGCCGGCACTCACCCTGGAGACCGCGCGCGGCCCCGTGCTCGCCGCGCTGCGCGCCGCCCGGGCCAACACCCGCTTCGGGCTGCTGAGCACCATGACCGAGATCCGCGACTGGGAGCGCCGCTTCACCTCCGGCGGCGGCTCCATAGAGCTGGACAAGGACACCCGGGCCACCGTCCTGGACGCCTTCGACGCCTATCTGGAGACCCTCCCGCGCGGCGAGGGCCGCGAGCGGCACGGCGCCCACCGGGTCAAGGACGTGGTGGGACGGCGCGGCATCGGCATCGGCAGCGCCGGCCTGCCCTCGTACAACATCCTGCTGGAGGGTCACAGCGACGCGCTGGAGAACGACCTGGTCATCTACATGAAGCAGGCCCAGACTCCGGCCGTCTCCCGGCACATCACCGACCAGGCCGTGCGCGACTACTTCCAGCACGAGGGCCACCGCACGGTCATCTCGCAGCGCGCCCTCCAGTCGCACGCCGACCCCTGGCTGGGGTGGACGGAGCTGAACGGCGCGGGCCAGCTGGTGGCCGAGGTCTCCCCCTACGCCGTCGACCTGGACTGGAGCGATCTGTCGGACCCCCACGAGATCGCGCAGGTCACAGCCGACCTGGGCCGGGCGACGGCCACCATGCACGCGGCGGCCGACGAGGCGGAGAGCGGGCACAGCCTGGTGCCGTTCTCGACCGAGCGCGCCATCGACGCGGCCATCTCCGCCGACGAGGACGGCTTCGCCGAGATGCTGGTCGACTTCGCGCACTCCTACGGCTCCACCGCCCGCCGGGACCACCAGATCTTCGTCGACCTGTTCCGCAACGGCCGGATCGCGGGGGTGTAG